The proteins below are encoded in one region of Shewanella algae:
- the torD gene encoding molecular chaperone TorD, translating to MEQLNQGRAMLYNFLSGLFARELNAERLSQLTAPESKAFWQQLSSDPSLKQEAKLMEQKLQSIAWMQDRDKALLELAADFCGLFLVGSKQSASPYASLYLQANEDVTLFGEQHQQMLAFLQRSQLQLSGDFPEPADHLAVILAYQAHLCLNASASTQQEFLQECLLSWLEPFCQRVTECDRGGFYAALARLTLAFVQSDAEWLKGAAAH from the coding sequence ATGGAACAGTTAAATCAAGGCAGAGCCATGCTGTACAACTTCCTCTCGGGCCTGTTCGCCCGCGAGTTGAATGCCGAGCGCCTGAGTCAACTGACGGCGCCGGAAAGCAAGGCCTTTTGGCAACAGCTGAGCAGCGATCCCTCCCTCAAGCAAGAAGCCAAGCTGATGGAGCAAAAACTGCAATCCATTGCCTGGATGCAGGACAGAGACAAGGCGCTGCTGGAGCTGGCGGCAGACTTCTGTGGGCTGTTTCTGGTGGGCAGTAAACAGAGTGCTTCGCCCTATGCCAGCCTCTATCTGCAAGCGAATGAAGATGTCACCCTGTTCGGTGAGCAGCATCAACAGATGCTGGCCTTTTTGCAGCGAAGTCAGCTGCAGCTGAGCGGTGACTTCCCCGAGCCCGCCGACCACCTGGCGGTGATTCTGGCCTATCAGGCTCATCTGTGTCTGAACGCCTCGGCATCAACGCAGCAAGAGTTTCTGCAAGAGTGCCTGCTCAGTTGGCTGGAGCCATTTTGTCAGCGGGTGACCGAATGCGATCGCGGCGGTTTTTATGCCGCGCTCGCGCGCCTGACCCTGGCCTTTGTTCAAAGCGATGCCGAGTGGCTGAAAGGCGCCGCAGCGCACTGA
- the torS gene encoding TMAO reductase system sensor histidine kinase/response regulator TorS: MRPLSSWLSSLTGRLMLAFCLLALLLLLLVTLGNLSLYWVKGADSFLYEKALPASEAARQLSQSATSLAENAQRLGTVADEKQRQYLGRRLSLESNRMLAAIATLEQLAVPDSANLKQAAATIIAELTLLGEQTGERLERTQALKQKGLLLVQASKQADNLLRSELAVLDSVIIAKLSQIPGAAAVDDIIELDLSSAEQLNRALKLTHKIALLGQIFAAADAPQDLVGAINHSPLTDDALSPGLLKRIPVADLVRDPGRAEALEAEFARLDQVIAGQQLAEAIWQLQQQLEQRQLVISDNLKSMEQTVDAALEGQQQQLNLARRDYLGQLNWASAGLWGTGALMLLLILFVSWQVIYKGIARRLSDATQALSRLSLGDTNVSIRSYGDDELTAMASALEAFKQKTAHNQKLQQDLQRTAAELTEHKLALELKVAERTRELAQTNAQLEEASQAKSLFLATMSHEIRTPLNGLLGTLSLLGQAELPAKARQMLALSQYSGTQLQTVLNDILDFSRLEQGRLLNEPRAVELPALLNEVTAIMLAGANLAGLELRLLKPELPEWVWLDGPKLRQVLFNLLGNAIKFTTKGSVTLEVSIQDARLCFSVTDTGIGIRPEAMAHLFTPYATEATHASARGTGLGLSISRDLVQLMNGCESGDAPAIEVISTPGQGSRFSFSVPLQPCEQGEQQSSSLPQSEIAKRVLLVEDNRVNALVAQGFLAHLGHESLLCVSLAEARSVLLDNTSGPFDAVMLDLQLSDGSGSELLPELRQQLGPKVPIAAFTAQLQTQDMADYQAMGFDIVLGKPLGLQALANWLGVVSGSNQSDERDKEEDAQALGLKSRNTDNTQWLAQEQLEQDLQVLGKDTLLEMRQQFVDSCDAQLQALQAADGQRDIMAAKLHALKGSSGNMGLEALHLRCAALEQAIKTGKPLRDEELTELTDCVAASLQALDNWLEQQSD; this comes from the coding sequence GTGAGACCTTTATCTTCATGGCTGAGCAGCCTGACCGGCCGTCTGATGCTGGCGTTCTGTTTGCTGGCGCTGCTGCTGTTATTACTGGTGACTCTGGGAAACTTGAGCCTTTACTGGGTCAAGGGCGCCGACAGTTTTCTTTACGAGAAGGCCTTGCCCGCATCAGAAGCCGCGCGGCAGCTATCGCAATCGGCCACCTCGCTGGCGGAGAATGCCCAGCGCCTGGGCACAGTTGCCGATGAAAAGCAGCGTCAATATTTGGGGCGTCGCCTGTCTCTTGAAAGCAATCGCATGTTGGCGGCGATTGCGACCCTGGAGCAGTTGGCGGTGCCGGATTCGGCCAATCTGAAACAGGCGGCGGCCACCATTATCGCCGAGCTGACCTTACTCGGCGAACAGACGGGGGAGCGACTTGAGCGTACCCAAGCGCTGAAACAGAAAGGGCTTTTACTGGTACAGGCCTCCAAGCAGGCCGATAATCTGCTGCGCTCCGAGCTGGCGGTGCTGGACTCAGTCATTATTGCCAAGCTGAGCCAGATCCCGGGGGCGGCGGCAGTGGATGACATTATAGAGCTGGATCTCAGCAGCGCCGAGCAGCTCAACCGCGCCCTGAAACTGACCCACAAGATAGCCTTGCTCGGGCAGATATTTGCAGCGGCCGATGCGCCGCAAGACTTGGTCGGTGCCATTAACCATTCACCGTTGACCGATGATGCCCTGTCCCCGGGATTGCTCAAGCGCATTCCCGTGGCCGATTTGGTTCGGGACCCCGGCCGGGCCGAGGCGCTCGAGGCCGAATTTGCCCGTCTTGATCAGGTCATTGCCGGCCAACAATTGGCCGAAGCAATATGGCAGTTGCAGCAGCAACTGGAGCAAAGGCAACTGGTGATTTCGGACAACCTCAAGTCGATGGAGCAAACCGTGGATGCTGCGCTCGAGGGCCAACAGCAACAGCTGAATTTGGCCCGACGCGACTATCTGGGGCAGCTCAATTGGGCCAGTGCCGGGCTCTGGGGGACGGGCGCCTTGATGTTGCTGCTGATCCTGTTTGTCAGTTGGCAGGTTATCTATAAGGGTATCGCCCGGCGCTTGAGCGATGCCACCCAGGCGCTGAGTCGCCTGAGTCTTGGTGATACCAACGTCAGCATACGCTCTTACGGCGATGATGAACTTACCGCCATGGCCTCGGCGCTGGAAGCCTTCAAACAGAAAACGGCCCACAATCAAAAGTTGCAGCAGGATCTGCAGCGCACCGCGGCCGAGTTGACCGAGCATAAGCTGGCGCTGGAGCTGAAGGTGGCCGAGCGAACCCGCGAGCTCGCCCAGACCAACGCCCAACTGGAAGAGGCCAGTCAGGCCAAGTCGCTGTTTTTGGCTACCATGAGCCACGAAATACGCACGCCCCTTAACGGCTTGCTCGGCACTCTGAGTCTGCTGGGGCAGGCGGAGTTACCCGCCAAGGCGCGGCAGATGTTGGCGCTGTCCCAGTACAGTGGTACTCAACTGCAAACCGTGCTCAATGACATTCTCGATTTTTCACGTCTGGAGCAGGGCAGGCTGCTCAATGAGCCAAGGGCCGTGGAGTTGCCGGCGCTGCTCAACGAAGTGACCGCCATCATGTTGGCCGGTGCCAATCTTGCCGGGCTCGAGCTCAGGCTGTTAAAGCCGGAATTGCCCGAATGGGTCTGGCTCGATGGGCCCAAGCTCAGACAGGTGCTGTTTAACCTTCTGGGCAATGCCATCAAGTTTACCACCAAGGGTAGTGTGACCTTGGAGGTCAGTATTCAAGATGCGCGCCTGTGCTTCAGCGTGACCGACACAGGTATCGGCATCCGCCCCGAGGCCATGGCGCATCTGTTTACTCCCTATGCCACTGAGGCAACCCATGCCAGTGCCAGAGGAACCGGACTTGGGCTGAGTATCAGTCGCGACCTGGTGCAGCTGATGAATGGCTGTGAGAGCGGGGATGCTCCCGCCATAGAAGTTATCAGCACGCCGGGGCAGGGCAGCCGTTTCAGTTTCAGTGTGCCGCTTCAGCCCTGTGAGCAGGGGGAGCAACAATCGAGTAGCCTGCCACAGAGTGAAATCGCCAAGCGGGTGCTGCTGGTGGAAGATAACAGGGTTAATGCCTTGGTGGCTCAGGGCTTTTTGGCGCATCTTGGGCATGAGTCACTCTTGTGTGTCAGTTTGGCAGAGGCACGGAGTGTGTTGCTTGATAACACGTCAGGCCCATTCGATGCCGTGATGCTGGATTTACAACTGAGTGACGGCTCCGGCAGTGAGCTGTTACCCGAGCTCAGGCAACAGCTGGGCCCCAAGGTGCCGATTGCCGCCTTTACCGCCCAGTTGCAGACTCAGGATATGGCCGATTACCAGGCCATGGGCTTTGATATAGTGCTGGGCAAGCCCTTGGGATTACAGGCACTGGCCAACTGGCTAGGGGTTGTCTCCGGCTCGAATCAGAGTGATGAGCGCGATAAGGAAGAGGATGCCCAAGCGCTGGGCCTTAAATCCCGCAATACGGACAACACCCAATGGCTGGCGCAGGAGCAACTTGAGCAGGACCTGCAGGTGCTCGGCAAGGACACTTTGCTGGAGATGCGGCAGCAGTTTGTGGACAGCTGTGATGCGCAGCTGCAAGCTTTACAGGCGGCAGATGGGCAACGGGATATCATGGCTGCCAAGCTGCACGCACTTAAGGGCAGCAGTGGCAACATGGGGCTTGAAGCACTGCACTTGCGCTGCGCCGCACTGGAGCAGGCCATCAAGACTGGCAAACCTTTGCGCGACGAGGAACTTACCGAGCTGACAGATTGCGTAGCGGCATCATTGCAGGCGCTCGATAACTGGCTTGAGCAGCAATCAGACTAA
- the torA gene encoding trimethylamine-N-oxide reductase TorA encodes MNRRDFLKGLASTSVVVAGSSSVLAPLSALAKGMDDGDAWLTTGSHFGAFRIKRRNGVIADVKPLEYDKYPTDMIRGIRGLVYNPSRIRYPMVRLDFLLKGHKSNTHERGDFRFVRVTWDKALTLFKESLDIIQTQYGPSGLHAGQTGWRATGQLHSSTSHMQRAIAMHGNFVKKVGDYSTGAGQTIMPYVLGSTEVYAQGTSWPLILKHSDTIVLWSNDPYKNLQVGWNAETHESFAYLAQLKEKVKAGKIRVISIDPVETKTQAYLGCEQLYVNPQTDVALMLGIAHEMYTAKLHDAKFIEGYSLGFEEFLPYLLGDKDGIAKTPEWAEAICGVKAEVIRDLARTLTKGRTQIMMGWCIQRQQHGEQPYWMAAVLATMIGQIGLPGGGISYGHHYSGIGVPATGAAAPGAFPRNLDEGQKPLFDNNDFKGASSTIPVARWIDAILEPGKTIDANGSKVTYPDIRMMVFSGNNPWNHHQDRNRMKQAFRKLECVVSIDVNWTATCRFSDIVLPACTTMERNDIDVYGAYAGRGILAMHKMVEPLFESLSDFEIFTRFAKILGKEKEYTRGLTEMEWLEKLYNECKAANQGKFAMPDFNKFWKQGYVHFGEGQNWVRHADFREDPEINPLGTPSGLIEIFSRKIAQFGYDDCPGHPVWMEKSERSHGGPGSDKYPVWLQSCHPDKRLHSQMCESKEYRETYTVQGREPVYINPEDARARGIKDGDLVRVFNGRGQLLAGAVVSGRFPKGVIRIHEGAWYGPVGKDGSIEGGAEIGALCSYGDPNTLTQDIGTSKLAQACSAYTCQVEFEKFTGKAPKVSSFDGPIEIKI; translated from the coding sequence ATGAACAGAAGAGACTTTTTAAAAGGCCTGGCCTCCACTTCCGTTGTGGTTGCCGGAAGCAGTTCGGTACTCGCTCCCCTGTCGGCGCTGGCCAAGGGGATGGATGACGGTGACGCCTGGCTGACCACAGGCTCCCACTTCGGCGCATTTCGTATCAAGCGCCGCAACGGGGTTATCGCCGACGTCAAACCACTGGAATACGACAAGTATCCCACCGACATGATCCGCGGCATCCGTGGCCTGGTCTATAACCCATCGCGGATCCGTTATCCCATGGTGCGGCTCGACTTCCTGCTCAAGGGACACAAGAGCAATACCCATGAACGCGGCGACTTCCGTTTCGTTCGTGTCACCTGGGACAAGGCGTTGACTCTGTTCAAAGAGTCGCTGGATATCATTCAAACCCAGTACGGGCCATCTGGCCTGCACGCCGGACAAACCGGTTGGCGTGCCACCGGACAGCTGCACTCAAGCACCAGCCATATGCAGCGCGCCATCGCCATGCACGGCAACTTCGTCAAGAAAGTGGGCGACTACTCCACTGGCGCCGGGCAAACGATTATGCCTTATGTGCTGGGCTCTACCGAAGTGTACGCTCAGGGCACCTCCTGGCCGCTGATCCTCAAGCACAGCGATACCATAGTGCTCTGGTCCAACGATCCTTACAAAAACCTGCAGGTGGGCTGGAACGCCGAAACCCACGAGTCCTTCGCCTATCTGGCGCAGCTCAAGGAAAAGGTCAAAGCCGGTAAGATCCGGGTGATCAGCATAGATCCGGTCGAAACCAAGACCCAAGCCTATCTGGGTTGTGAGCAGCTGTATGTCAACCCACAAACAGACGTGGCCTTGATGTTGGGTATCGCCCATGAGATGTACACAGCCAAGCTGCACGATGCCAAGTTTATCGAAGGCTATAGCCTGGGCTTTGAAGAGTTCCTGCCCTACCTCCTGGGTGACAAAGACGGCATCGCCAAGACTCCGGAATGGGCCGAAGCCATCTGTGGCGTCAAGGCTGAAGTCATCCGCGATCTGGCCCGCACCCTGACCAAGGGCCGTACCCAGATCATGATGGGCTGGTGTATTCAGCGTCAGCAACACGGAGAGCAGCCTTACTGGATGGCGGCGGTACTGGCCACCATGATAGGCCAGATAGGCCTGCCTGGCGGTGGTATCAGCTATGGCCACCACTATTCAGGTATTGGGGTACCCGCCACAGGTGCCGCAGCACCGGGCGCCTTCCCGCGCAACCTGGACGAAGGCCAAAAGCCACTGTTCGACAACAACGACTTCAAGGGCGCCAGCAGCACTATTCCGGTCGCCCGCTGGATAGATGCCATTCTGGAACCCGGCAAGACTATTGATGCCAACGGCAGCAAGGTTACCTATCCGGATATCCGCATGATGGTGTTCTCGGGCAACAACCCCTGGAACCACCATCAGGACAGAAACCGTATGAAGCAGGCATTCCGCAAGCTGGAATGCGTGGTCTCCATAGATGTGAACTGGACCGCCACCTGCCGCTTCTCAGATATAGTCCTGCCCGCCTGTACCACCATGGAGCGTAACGATATCGATGTCTACGGTGCCTACGCCGGCCGCGGTATTCTGGCGATGCACAAGATGGTTGAGCCACTGTTTGAAAGTCTGTCAGACTTTGAGATATTCACCCGCTTTGCCAAAATACTCGGCAAGGAGAAGGAATACACCCGCGGGCTAACAGAAATGGAATGGCTGGAAAAACTCTACAACGAGTGTAAGGCCGCCAACCAAGGCAAGTTTGCCATGCCGGACTTCAACAAGTTCTGGAAGCAGGGTTATGTGCACTTCGGTGAAGGGCAAAACTGGGTCAGACATGCCGACTTCCGCGAGGATCCTGAGATCAACCCCTTGGGTACTCCTTCCGGCCTGATTGAAATCTTCAGCCGTAAGATTGCCCAGTTCGGTTATGATGACTGCCCTGGCCACCCAGTGTGGATGGAAAAATCCGAGCGCAGCCATGGCGGTCCAGGCAGCGATAAGTACCCGGTTTGGCTGCAGTCCTGCCACCCGGACAAGCGCCTGCACTCACAGATGTGTGAGTCCAAGGAATATCGCGAAACCTATACGGTGCAAGGGCGTGAGCCGGTTTACATTAACCCTGAAGATGCCAGGGCTCGCGGTATCAAAGACGGCGATCTGGTGCGGGTGTTCAACGGCCGCGGCCAACTGCTGGCCGGAGCCGTCGTCTCGGGCCGTTTCCCCAAAGGGGTTATCCGGATCCATGAAGGCGCCTGGTATGGCCCGGTAGGTAAGGATGGCAGCATTGAAGGCGGCGCCGAAATCGGTGCCCTGTGCAGCTATGGTGACCCCAATACCCTGACTCAGGATATAGGTACCTCCAAGCTGGCGCAGGCCTGCTCGGCCTACACTTGCCAGGTGGAATTTGAAAAGTTCACCGGCAAGGCGCCCAAGGTATCCTCCTTCGATGGGCCGATTGAGATAAAAATCTAA
- the torC gene encoding pentaheme c-type cytochrome TorC gives MKRLIAIWRTLNRPTKYLSLGAISLSAFIMGIIFWGGFNTALEATNTEAFCISCHSMESNPYQELQQTVHWSNHSGVRATCPDCHVPHDWSRKIARKMEASHDVWGWLFQTVNTPEKFEAKRLEMASREWKRFARDNSQACKNCHDYKSMKWDEMSALAQKQMKQAAEKDQSCIDCHKGIAHKLPDMGTARAPELIAEVGSGETSLQQGGKYFSALTKPLYLDDKSAEEAGTLNVATEIKVLELKGKRVKIAIDGWRKKIGAGRVIYMDFGINILSAQLTKAAAETDGVIKTFEEKEDPMTGLKWQRVEAEIWTDSDYLLTELAPLWGYARSTYASSCSVCHTQPDEHHFDANTWPGMFQGMLAFVNMDQDTQALVQKYLQQHSSTFSKEEH, from the coding sequence ATGAAACGGTTAATAGCAATCTGGCGTACTCTCAACCGCCCAACCAAGTACCTGAGCCTGGGCGCCATCAGCCTGTCGGCCTTTATCATGGGCATTATTTTCTGGGGCGGCTTCAATACGGCGCTGGAAGCCACCAACACTGAGGCCTTCTGTATCAGCTGTCATTCGATGGAGAGCAATCCCTATCAAGAACTGCAGCAAACTGTGCATTGGTCAAATCACTCCGGCGTGCGGGCAACCTGCCCTGATTGCCACGTGCCCCACGACTGGAGCCGCAAGATAGCCCGTAAGATGGAAGCATCTCACGATGTCTGGGGCTGGCTGTTCCAAACGGTCAACACTCCGGAAAAATTTGAAGCCAAGCGTCTGGAAATGGCCAGCCGTGAGTGGAAACGTTTTGCCCGTGACAACTCCCAGGCCTGTAAAAACTGCCATGACTACAAGTCAATGAAATGGGACGAGATGTCAGCCCTGGCGCAAAAACAGATGAAACAAGCGGCAGAGAAAGATCAGTCCTGTATCGATTGCCACAAGGGCATAGCTCACAAGCTGCCCGATATGGGCACAGCCAGAGCCCCTGAACTGATTGCCGAAGTGGGTTCAGGTGAGACCTCACTGCAACAGGGCGGCAAATATTTCAGCGCCTTGACCAAGCCTCTGTATCTGGATGACAAGAGCGCGGAAGAAGCCGGTACTCTGAACGTGGCCACCGAAATCAAGGTGCTGGAGCTCAAGGGCAAACGGGTCAAAATCGCCATCGATGGCTGGCGTAAGAAGATAGGTGCCGGCCGGGTGATCTACATGGATTTCGGTATCAATATCCTCTCGGCTCAGTTGACCAAGGCCGCTGCCGAAACCGACGGGGTGATCAAGACCTTTGAAGAGAAAGAAGATCCCATGACTGGCCTCAAGTGGCAGCGTGTGGAAGCCGAGATCTGGACCGACAGCGATTATCTGCTGACCGAACTTGCACCGCTCTGGGGTTATGCCCGCAGCACTTATGCCTCTAGCTGCAGTGTCTGCCACACCCAGCCCGATGAGCATCACTTCGATGCCAACACCTGGCCGGGCATGTTCCAGGGGATGTTGGCCTTCGTCAACATGGATCAGGACACCCAGGCACTGGTGCAGAAATACCTGCAACAACATTCTTCCACCTTCAGCAAAGAAGAGCACTAA
- the torT gene encoding TMAO reductase system periplasmic protein TorT produces MFTPAVLANETWELEQRSPYNEAIQQASPLTHTPLTKANKPWKLCALVPHLKDAYWIGIDYGLAKQSQALGLGLELHEAGGYGNNQTQLAQLKSCLDGDADAILLGAVSPHLLEGQTLELTKPVLALVNQLADNRVRTHIGVNWYQMGYLTGEFLSSTPHKRLAMLAGPEGRGGTDLVEKGVKQALQDSQVEIVAVMHADNNRNLYRDQLNLLLNQSEQPLPQALLGSAVAIEAAMGTLRQRNLTNKMALVSSYLSPDVLRALKRNKVAYANDDRVVLQGRLAVDLAVRLLQGEKAFGDIGPAILQLRPDNLKSMQLDDSLAPADFYPIYRVEAKGSELSR; encoded by the coding sequence ATGTTTACCCCTGCCGTGCTGGCCAATGAAACCTGGGAGCTTGAGCAGCGCAGTCCTTACAACGAAGCAATCCAGCAGGCCAGCCCTCTGACCCACACTCCGCTCACCAAGGCCAACAAGCCCTGGAAGCTGTGCGCTTTGGTGCCGCATCTTAAAGACGCCTATTGGATAGGGATTGATTATGGTTTGGCCAAACAGAGCCAAGCCTTGGGCCTTGGGCTGGAACTCCATGAAGCCGGCGGCTATGGCAACAACCAGACCCAGTTGGCGCAACTCAAATCCTGCCTCGATGGCGATGCCGATGCGATTTTGCTTGGCGCCGTCAGCCCACACCTGCTCGAGGGCCAGACGCTGGAGCTGACCAAGCCGGTGTTGGCGCTGGTGAACCAACTGGCAGACAACCGGGTACGAACCCATATAGGAGTCAATTGGTATCAGATGGGTTATCTGACCGGTGAGTTTCTCTCATCTACCCCGCACAAACGCCTGGCGATGCTGGCGGGCCCCGAAGGCCGTGGCGGAACCGACCTGGTGGAAAAAGGCGTCAAACAAGCACTGCAAGACAGCCAGGTGGAGATAGTGGCCGTGATGCATGCCGACAACAACCGTAATCTCTACCGGGATCAGCTCAATCTGTTGCTCAATCAAAGTGAGCAGCCACTGCCGCAAGCCTTGCTCGGCAGTGCCGTCGCCATTGAAGCCGCCATGGGCACTCTCAGGCAGAGAAACCTGACCAACAAAATGGCGCTGGTGAGCAGCTATCTATCGCCGGATGTACTGCGTGCCCTCAAGCGCAACAAGGTTGCTTATGCCAATGATGACAGAGTGGTACTACAGGGGCGGCTGGCGGTCGATCTCGCCGTCAGGCTGTTGCAGGGGGAAAAGGCGTTTGGTGATATAGGTCCGGCAATTTTGCAGTTGCGCCCGGATAACCTCAAAAGCATGCAACTGGATGACAGTTTGGCACCGGCAGACTTCTACCCCATATACAGGGTGGAAGCCAAGGGCTCAGAACTCAGTCGCTGA